From the genome of Pseudomonas sp. gcc21, one region includes:
- a CDS encoding chemotaxis protein CheW has translation MADSTHPFDILQQLVAQCRQQAAGLPAQEVVSETWSGVGFRLAGQSMVAAMGEVAEILHEPRYTALPRVKSWVRGVANVRGRLLPIIDLSRFFGSSISVPRKQRRVLVLDRDEVFVGLLVDEVLGMQHFPVSTFTSDTQDAVEAFKPYVVGAYVREQVSLVFNFRALARDQTFLDVAI, from the coding sequence ATGGCAGATTCTACTCACCCTTTCGATATTCTCCAGCAGCTTGTTGCCCAGTGCCGGCAACAGGCTGCGGGTCTGCCTGCCCAGGAAGTGGTAAGCGAGACCTGGAGCGGAGTCGGTTTCCGACTGGCGGGCCAGTCAATGGTCGCCGCTATGGGAGAAGTCGCAGAAATACTGCACGAACCACGTTATACCGCGTTGCCTAGAGTGAAATCCTGGGTGCGGGGTGTGGCGAATGTTCGGGGCCGGTTGTTGCCTATCATCGATCTCAGTCGCTTTTTTGGCTCGTCGATCAGCGTTCCGCGTAAACAGCGCCGCGTTCTGGTGCTGGACCGGGACGAAGTATTCGTCGGGTTGCTGGTGGACGAGGTTTTGGGAATGCAGCATTTCCCGGTCAGCACCTTTACATCCGATACACAGGATGCGGTCGAGGCGTTCAAGCCTTACGTGGTCGGCGCCTATGTGCGGGAACAGGTTTCGCTGGTATTCAATTTCCGTGCGTTGGCGCGCGATCAGACGTTCCTTGACGTAGCGATCTGA
- the pilH gene encoding twitching motility response regulator PilH encodes MARILVVDDSPTELYKLTGMLEKNGFEVLKAENGADGVALARQEKPDAVLMDIVMPGLNGFQATRQLTKDAETSHIPVIIVTTKDQETDRVWGKRQGARDYLTKPVDESTLINTLKSVLGN; translated from the coding sequence ATGGCTCGAATTCTTGTAGTGGATGATTCGCCGACCGAGCTATACAAGCTCACTGGCATGCTGGAAAAAAATGGTTTTGAAGTGCTCAAGGCCGAAAATGGTGCCGATGGGGTGGCACTTGCACGCCAGGAGAAGCCTGACGCGGTGCTGATGGATATCGTGATGCCCGGCTTGAATGGCTTTCAGGCGACCAGACAATTGACCAAGGATGCTGAGACATCTCACATTCCGGTCATTATCGTGACCACCAAGGATCAGGAAACCGACAGGGTATGGGGCAAGCGTCAGGGTGCAAGGGATTACCTGACCAAACCTGTCGATGAATCCACTTTGATAAATACTCTCAAGTCAGTACTTGGTAATTAA
- the pilG gene encoding twitching motility response regulator PilG has translation MEENFESLKVMVIDDSKTIRRTAETLLKKVGCTVITAVDGFDALAKIADNHPDIIFVDIMMPRLDGYQTCALIKNNSAFRATPVIMLSSKDGLFDKAKGRIVGSDQYLTKPFSKEELLGAIRAHVPQTQNKVAGAAGA, from the coding sequence ATGGAAGAAAATTTCGAGAGCCTGAAGGTCATGGTCATCGATGACAGCAAGACCATTCGACGGACGGCAGAAACGCTGCTGAAAAAAGTCGGATGCACTGTCATCACTGCGGTGGACGGCTTCGACGCCCTGGCCAAGATTGCTGACAATCACCCCGATATCATTTTTGTCGACATCATGATGCCGCGTCTCGACGGCTATCAGACCTGCGCGCTAATCAAGAACAACAGCGCCTTCCGTGCAACCCCGGTAATCATGCTGTCCAGCAAGGACGGCCTGTTTGACAAGGCAAAGGGTCGCATCGTGGGCTCTGATCAATATCTTACCAAGCCCTTCAGCAAGGAAGAGCTTCTCGGCGCGATCCGCGCCCATGTTCCGCAAACTCAAAACAAAGTAGCCGGTGCTGCCGGGGCCTGA
- a CDS encoding methyl-accepting chemotaxis protein has translation MKKLDTQKLSAMRGNRTITGLFAVLIVSLLLLFVNFLYLNIQSAYDTEYIGHSGELRVLSQQISKSATEAATGTPEAFGLLAAARDDFQERWDYLSKGREETGLPAAPAALQEEVARVQEDWDRVRQNADAILATEATVLSLHEVAVTLADTVPQLQVEYEDIVDVLITAGASASQVSLAQRQSLLAERILGSVNRVLSGDADSVLAADSFGRDASLFGRVLQGMLQGDEDLGITQVTDEDAIMRLNDVADMFSYVSDSVDEILLTSPELYQVRLAANDIFTDSQLLLENASDLSRGFEERSDARWTNTLVGYALALIALGCIFLIGVQMTRETRARLAETAEKNERNQAAILRLLDEIADLADGDLTAEATVTEDFTGAIADSINFSIDQLRALVETINHTALQVATAAQSTQSTAMHLAEASEHQAQEIAGASAAVNEMAVSIDQVSANAAESSAVAERSVAIANKGNEVVQNTIVGMDTIREQIQDTSKRIKRLGESSQEIGDIVSLINDIADQTNILALNAAIQASMAGDAGRGFAVVADEVQRLAERSSGATKQIEALVKTIQTDTNEAVISMEHTTAEVVQGARLAQDAGVALEEIEKVSTSLAALIQNISNAARQQASSAGHISNTMNVIQEITSQTSAGTTTTARSIGELAKLAESMRQSVDGFTLPQQNG, from the coding sequence ATGAAAAAGCTCGATACACAGAAACTATCCGCCATGCGTGGCAACCGAACAATCACCGGCTTGTTTGCCGTCCTGATCGTTTCGTTGTTGTTGCTGTTCGTCAACTTCCTTTACCTGAATATTCAAAGTGCATACGACACTGAATATATCGGTCACTCCGGTGAGCTAAGGGTGCTGTCGCAGCAGATTTCCAAATCGGCAACCGAAGCAGCAACCGGTACGCCTGAAGCGTTCGGCCTGCTGGCTGCCGCCCGTGACGATTTCCAGGAACGCTGGGATTATCTGTCCAAAGGCCGCGAAGAAACCGGCTTGCCTGCAGCGCCAGCCGCCTTGCAGGAAGAGGTTGCCCGGGTTCAGGAAGACTGGGATCGCGTACGTCAGAACGCTGACGCGATTCTTGCCACCGAAGCCACGGTTCTGTCCCTGCATGAAGTAGCAGTGACTCTGGCCGATACGGTGCCGCAGCTCCAGGTCGAATACGAAGATATCGTGGATGTGCTTATCACAGCCGGCGCCAGCGCCAGCCAGGTTTCTCTGGCGCAGCGTCAGTCGCTGCTGGCCGAGCGTATTCTTGGTTCGGTAAACAGGGTTCTTTCGGGTGACGCTGACTCGGTACTGGCTGCTGACAGCTTTGGCCGGGACGCCAGCCTGTTCGGTCGCGTGCTGCAAGGTATGTTGCAGGGCGACGAGGATCTGGGGATCACTCAGGTAACTGACGAAGACGCCATCATGCGCCTGAACGACGTTGCCGACATGTTCAGTTATGTATCGGATTCGGTTGACGAGATCCTGCTGACTTCGCCGGAGCTGTATCAGGTACGTCTGGCAGCCAACGACATTTTCACCGACTCCCAGCTCCTGCTGGAAAACGCGTCTGATTTGTCCCGCGGTTTTGAAGAGCGCAGCGACGCGCGCTGGACCAATACCCTGGTGGGCTACGCGCTCGCTCTTATCGCCCTCGGTTGTATCTTCCTGATCGGCGTTCAGATGACCCGCGAAACCCGCGCACGTCTGGCTGAAACCGCAGAGAAGAACGAGCGTAACCAGGCGGCTATTCTGCGTCTGCTCGACGAGATTGCTGACCTGGCCGATGGTGACCTGACGGCCGAAGCCACGGTAACCGAAGACTTTACGGGCGCCATCGCCGACTCGATCAACTTCTCGATCGACCAGCTGCGCGCCTTGGTGGAAACCATCAACCATACCGCCCTGCAGGTAGCTACAGCCGCACAGAGTACCCAGAGCACCGCGATGCATCTGGCCGAAGCGTCCGAGCATCAGGCTCAGGAAATCGCCGGCGCCTCGGCAGCTGTAAACGAAATGGCCGTGTCCATTGACCAGGTATCCGCGAACGCTGCCGAGTCCTCCGCGGTAGCCGAACGTTCGGTAGCCATTGCCAACAAGGGCAACGAAGTGGTGCAGAACACCATCGTCGGTATGGATACCATTCGCGAGCAGATTCAGGATACATCCAAGCGAATCAAACGACTGGGCGAGTCCTCTCAGGAAATTGGCGATATCGTCAGCCTGATCAACGACATTGCTGACCAGACCAACATTCTTGCCTTGAACGCTGCGATTCAGGCCTCCATGGCGGGCGACGCAGGGCGAGGCTTTGCGGTGGTCGCGGATGAAGTACAGCGTCTGGCTGAACGTTCGTCCGGTGCAACCAAGCAGATCGAAGCGCTGGTGAAGACGATTCAGACCGATACCAACGAAGCGGTAATCTCCATGGAACACACCACTGCCGAGGTTGTGCAGGGTGCACGGCTGGCGCAGGACGCCGGTGTTGCCCTGGAGGAGATCGAAAAGGTATCAACCAGCCTCGCTGCATTGATTCAGAATATCTCCAACGCTGCTCGTCAGCAGGCTTCCTCCGCCGGTCATATTTCCAACACCATGAACGTGATCCAGGAAATTACTTCGCAGACTTCCGCGGGTACGACCACTACTGCACGAAGCATTGGTGAACTGGCCAAGCTGGCTGAAAGCATGCGCCAGTCGGTAGATGGCTTCACCCTGCCGCAGCAGAACGGCTGA
- a CDS encoding protein-glutamate O-methyltransferase CheR, producing the protein MDDTQFRQWQALLESRTGVCVGEQRKLFLQTSLCARMREKQMTDYQTYYEHVTQGPIGAIEWSALLDNVTVRETSFMRHRPSFDCVARHLQQRMTNASDKRPLHLWSVGCASGEEAYSLAITSAQCLRSAGRDETDFGIWASDISPKALQQGRVAEYSAARLGGLTQTERSTWFRALRDERYAVIPALRDRVCFTRLNILELAQAPIRELDIIFCQNLLIYFRRWRRRDLLNMLASRLAPGGMLIIGLGEIVDWKNPLLERVPDDRVQAYVRRESNGSLE; encoded by the coding sequence ATGGACGATACACAGTTCCGTCAATGGCAGGCATTGCTCGAATCACGCACAGGTGTATGCGTGGGTGAGCAGCGTAAGTTGTTTTTGCAGACCAGTCTGTGTGCACGGATGCGCGAGAAACAAATGACCGACTACCAGACCTATTACGAGCATGTGACTCAGGGGCCGATAGGCGCCATCGAGTGGTCGGCATTGCTGGACAACGTGACCGTCCGCGAAACCAGTTTCATGCGGCACAGACCGTCCTTCGACTGTGTCGCGCGGCATCTACAGCAGCGCATGACCAATGCTTCCGATAAGCGCCCGTTGCACTTGTGGAGCGTGGGTTGCGCAAGTGGCGAAGAGGCCTACTCTCTGGCAATCACCAGCGCTCAATGTTTGCGTTCAGCCGGTAGGGATGAAACCGATTTCGGTATATGGGCGAGTGATATCAGCCCCAAGGCCCTTCAGCAGGGACGTGTCGCCGAATACTCAGCTGCGCGGCTGGGAGGTCTGACGCAGACAGAACGATCCACCTGGTTTCGCGCTCTCAGGGACGAACGGTATGCAGTCATACCGGCGCTGCGCGACAGGGTTTGCTTTACCCGCCTGAATATTCTCGAACTGGCCCAGGCCCCGATACGGGAACTGGATATCATTTTCTGCCAGAACCTCCTCATCTATTTTCGCCGTTGGCGTCGTCGCGATTTGCTCAACATGCTGGCCAGCCGACTGGCGCCGGGTGGCATGTTGATCATCGGTTTAGGTGAGATTGTGGACTGGAAAAATCCCTTGCTCGAGCGGGTACCCGATGACCGGGTCCAGGCTTATGTGCGACGGGAAAGCAACGGAAGTCTGGAGTGA
- a CDS encoding Hpt domain-containing protein gives MGDRHDYVALDWVKGEISETLGQARQALEAFVENPEDSTRLRFCLTYIHQVHGTLQMVEFYGAALLAEEMEQLAQSLMHGTASREGEALEVLMQSILQMPAYLDRVQSGRRDLPLVLLPLLNDMRSARGEKLLSENALFSPDLGKPSETDVSPSPEFADDLIVLRLRKLRQAMQMAQAGIIREQNVAANSHQLGRVFARLESLFQGAPYGDLWTIFAGVAEGLELGSIETGTAIRNLLREGDRELRRLTDKGIAARGETPPPDLQRNLLFYVAKSLGSSPRLDALKDRYQLRTLWTQAERDAQSSGSRLVGPDRSAMQSVVVALGEELLQVKERLDLFVRSDRSELASLKALLPTLKQIADTLAMLGLGQPRRVLQDQIVQLEQLARGDTLVDDAGLMDIAGGLLFVEASLQGVSGQERGEAVETDDESETSQAPVSQDMAQVHQQVVQEARNALEHTRDAINSFIAQQWSHDQLEPVDECLNSVRGGMEMLGLQRAADTLGACRLYVIEQLITPQSVPDWESLDALADVITSIDYYLERLAEDDTDRGDSILSVAEERLAVLEYDPASLSRRKAEAESQSSTEASLEPAVVQTPVVEVEDAEELDTELVEIFIEEAGEVLEALAEFTPIWQADPENHKARAEVRRSFHTLKGSGRMVRAGVLAELSWSVENMLNRVIDRSIELTPSVFSVINAVRELMPRLVEDFATNTQQQLPEVTQLSGHADALAKGLPLPEETPEPVQPIDEAVDLGEAEEALDGDALIAGTASQDQDVLTEPESELIEPSLNSQEQSIDEVPESVDVESVGEEWISAELDAELLIGSEDAPSQTEEATQSLLADSVDADEELTPASETLEQSDAAPQPDADAIAAMLEAEQAETDSPVDVAQTQVTLDDDALAAAGGMDPVLLEIFNNETRVHIEEIRRFIARCEDSVPQPISDALQRALHTLKGSAHMAGIQPIARLVTPLEKLAKDFKGNLIDADAPLAALLDEVVKMIETGLVQLQSDPERVIDGTDSFLERVQALHAEGLSQLESRRSDAEDSRDIEAGLLSIFLTDGIELLLDATDALQDWRRGEGEIDGYGLVRSLRELGEVAGDVELSTLETLCQRLEEVHEAILDGRLQLDDSVALALEAAHDRLIVMMDQVASHQFVVPAESEMATLQALFVDERTPEAFAPVTEEALTESQASIVSQASPDETPPGMWHPREAVTDHELVDIFLEEAQEIIESSGESLRTWLDDTGNNIAVEALQRDLHTLKGGARMAEIRPVGDLAHELEFLYEGVCEFRYQPSEHLAALLHACHDSLADMVEGVTAGRPISDGLGLIGAIRAYRAHPDLPVELPARDSAAQSEFNVQASGAATTVLPAAFSQPMQGMLAMFLEEARELLEPCAALLQRKEDDPTAAHDLLHRVQTLKGSARLANQHDLAEQAKLLETALHESEPDHVELLERSLSELQSAIEMLAAGQELSTIDWSLTAHTQPGAVTTTSQSADKPRIIDSGKTLADVKAILQKAMEAGDERRTSTRNSAQETVKVPAGLLEDLVNLAGETSIFRGRIEQQVTDLSHTLQDVESTIERVRDQLRRLDMETQAQILSRHQEEIEQAYEEFDPLEMDRYSQLQQLSRSLFESASDLLDLKETLASKSRDAETLLIQQARVNTELQEGLMRTRMVPFDRLLPRMRRVVRQVAGELGKQVELVVGNAEGEMDRSVLERMIGPLEHMLRNAVDHGIEMPAGREAAGKPEEGRITLDLRREGSEIVLQLADDGKGINLDAVRRKAIERGLLDSDVELSDDEILQLILEAGFSTADKVTQISGRGVGMDVVNAEVKQLGGSMTLLNEPGQGTAFTIRLPFTVSVNRALMVYSGDDLFAIPLNTIEGIVRVSGYELEAYYAPDAPPFEYAGKTYDLRYLGELLVTGQQPRLTGHSLPLPVILVRGAEHSMAVQVDALAGSREIVVKSLGKQFAVVPGISGATILGDGRVVVILDLLAVIRAQQALQSQQRLAAERALAIGAPAEERSTLVMVVDDSITVRKVTTRLLERHGMEVVTAKDGVEAIAMLQDIQPDIMLLDIEMPRMDGFEVATLVRHDERLQDLPIIMITSRTGEKHRERARTIGVNDYLGKPYQETELLDTIGKLVTIRE, from the coding sequence ATGGGTGATCGGCATGATTATGTCGCCCTCGACTGGGTCAAAGGCGAAATTTCCGAGACGTTGGGCCAGGCACGCCAGGCTCTGGAAGCTTTTGTAGAAAACCCCGAGGACTCAACACGTCTGCGTTTTTGCCTGACCTATATTCATCAGGTTCACGGCACCCTGCAGATGGTCGAGTTTTATGGCGCAGCGTTGCTGGCTGAAGAGATGGAGCAGTTGGCGCAATCCTTGATGCATGGCACCGCAAGCCGTGAAGGGGAGGCGCTGGAAGTACTGATGCAGTCCATATTGCAGATGCCTGCGTACCTCGATCGGGTACAAAGCGGCCGACGCGACCTGCCGTTGGTGCTGTTGCCGCTGCTTAACGATATGCGTTCGGCAAGAGGCGAAAAGCTGCTTTCTGAAAACGCTCTGTTCAGCCCGGACCTTGGCAAACCGAGTGAGACGGACGTTTCGCCGTCCCCTGAATTTGCCGACGACCTCATCGTTCTGCGACTGCGTAAATTGCGTCAGGCGATGCAGATGGCGCAGGCAGGGATCATCCGGGAACAGAACGTAGCTGCCAACAGCCATCAGCTGGGCAGGGTTTTTGCGCGTCTGGAATCCTTGTTCCAGGGCGCTCCCTACGGAGACCTGTGGACCATTTTCGCTGGCGTCGCCGAGGGTTTGGAGCTTGGCTCCATCGAGACAGGCACCGCGATACGCAACCTGTTACGAGAGGGCGATCGCGAGTTGCGCAGGCTGACCGATAAAGGCATTGCCGCCCGAGGCGAGACACCTCCCCCTGACTTGCAACGCAACCTTTTGTTCTATGTCGCCAAAAGTCTGGGTAGCAGTCCCAGATTGGATGCGCTCAAGGACCGTTACCAGCTGCGCACGTTATGGACTCAGGCAGAGCGTGACGCGCAGTCATCTGGCAGTCGACTGGTCGGGCCGGATCGCAGTGCAATGCAATCAGTAGTCGTAGCGCTGGGGGAAGAGTTGTTGCAGGTCAAGGAGCGGCTCGATCTGTTCGTGCGCAGTGATCGCTCCGAACTGGCTAGCCTCAAGGCTCTGTTGCCCACCCTGAAGCAGATTGCGGACACGTTGGCCATGCTTGGACTCGGCCAGCCACGACGTGTATTGCAGGATCAGATAGTCCAGTTGGAGCAGCTCGCCCGCGGCGACACCCTGGTTGATGATGCCGGCCTCATGGACATCGCTGGCGGGTTGCTATTCGTTGAAGCCAGTCTGCAAGGTGTATCGGGACAGGAGCGCGGGGAAGCTGTTGAAACCGATGACGAATCCGAAACGAGCCAGGCTCCGGTTAGCCAGGATATGGCGCAGGTGCATCAGCAGGTTGTGCAGGAGGCGCGGAATGCGCTCGAGCATACCCGCGACGCAATCAACTCGTTCATAGCCCAGCAATGGAGTCACGATCAGCTCGAACCTGTCGACGAATGTCTCAACAGCGTTCGCGGCGGCATGGAAATGCTCGGATTGCAACGCGCCGCCGACACCCTCGGTGCCTGTCGTTTGTACGTTATCGAGCAGTTGATCACGCCCCAGTCTGTTCCTGATTGGGAATCGCTCGATGCGTTGGCCGATGTCATCACCAGCATCGATTATTACCTCGAGCGGCTGGCTGAGGATGATACCGACCGCGGCGACAGCATTCTCTCGGTAGCCGAGGAACGCCTCGCGGTGCTTGAATATGACCCCGCGAGCCTGTCGCGGCGTAAGGCAGAAGCCGAAAGCCAGTCGAGTACGGAAGCCTCGCTGGAGCCGGCTGTGGTGCAGACGCCGGTAGTCGAGGTGGAGGACGCCGAGGAGCTGGACACGGAGCTGGTCGAGATCTTTATTGAAGAAGCCGGCGAAGTGCTGGAGGCACTGGCCGAGTTCACTCCGATCTGGCAGGCCGATCCTGAGAATCACAAGGCGCGCGCCGAAGTACGACGGTCTTTCCATACCCTCAAGGGTAGCGGCCGGATGGTACGTGCTGGCGTACTGGCCGAACTCTCCTGGTCAGTTGAGAACATGCTCAACAGGGTGATTGACCGCAGTATCGAGCTGACGCCCAGCGTGTTCTCGGTAATCAATGCCGTGCGTGAGCTGATGCCCCGTCTGGTGGAAGATTTTGCAACAAATACCCAGCAGCAGTTACCAGAAGTAACCCAGTTGTCCGGTCATGCTGACGCGTTAGCCAAAGGGCTACCGCTGCCAGAAGAGACGCCCGAACCCGTGCAGCCAATCGACGAGGCCGTCGATCTTGGCGAGGCTGAGGAAGCGCTTGATGGCGACGCCCTGATTGCTGGTACGGCTTCTCAAGACCAAGACGTTTTGACTGAGCCAGAAAGCGAGCTGATCGAACCCTCGTTGAACTCCCAAGAGCAGTCTATTGACGAGGTTCCTGAATCTGTCGACGTTGAAAGTGTCGGTGAGGAATGGATAAGCGCCGAGCTGGATGCTGAACTGCTCATCGGCTCTGAGGATGCTCCCTCGCAGACGGAAGAGGCCACTCAATCGCTATTGGCCGATTCGGTTGATGCAGATGAAGAACTGACGCCAGCTTCGGAAACGCTTGAACAGTCTGATGCAGCGCCGCAACCCGACGCCGATGCAATCGCTGCGATGCTGGAAGCGGAGCAGGCCGAAACTGATTCGCCCGTTGATGTAGCGCAAACGCAGGTCACATTGGACGACGATGCGCTTGCCGCGGCCGGCGGCATGGATCCGGTACTGTTGGAAATCTTCAACAACGAAACGCGCGTTCACATTGAGGAGATCCGCCGCTTCATCGCCCGCTGCGAAGATTCCGTCCCGCAACCAATCAGCGATGCGTTGCAGCGTGCACTGCATACTCTCAAGGGTAGCGCGCACATGGCTGGTATCCAGCCGATCGCGAGACTTGTCACGCCATTGGAGAAACTGGCGAAGGACTTCAAGGGCAACCTGATAGACGCCGATGCGCCGCTCGCAGCGCTGCTTGACGAAGTCGTCAAAATGATCGAAACGGGCCTGGTGCAGCTGCAATCCGACCCTGAACGCGTGATCGACGGAACCGATAGCTTCCTTGAGCGGGTGCAAGCGCTTCATGCTGAAGGACTCAGCCAGCTCGAAAGCCGTCGCTCCGATGCGGAAGACAGCCGCGATATCGAAGCAGGGTTGCTATCGATTTTCCTTACTGACGGCATAGAGCTGCTGTTGGACGCGACCGATGCGCTGCAGGACTGGCGCCGAGGTGAAGGCGAAATCGACGGGTACGGCCTGGTTCGCAGCTTGCGAGAGCTGGGAGAGGTCGCAGGGGATGTTGAGCTGAGTACGCTGGAAACCCTATGTCAGCGTCTGGAAGAAGTGCATGAGGCTATCCTCGACGGTCGACTACAGCTTGATGACAGTGTCGCGTTAGCCCTCGAAGCGGCCCACGACCGCTTGATCGTCATGATGGATCAGGTCGCCTCCCACCAGTTCGTCGTGCCTGCCGAAAGTGAGATGGCGACGCTGCAAGCGCTGTTTGTTGATGAGCGCACCCCTGAAGCTTTCGCTCCCGTCACGGAAGAGGCGCTGACCGAGTCGCAGGCATCTATTGTCTCTCAAGCCTCGCCAGACGAAACGCCGCCTGGCATGTGGCATCCGCGTGAAGCGGTTACCGACCACGAACTGGTCGATATCTTCCTGGAAGAGGCACAGGAAATTATCGAGAGTTCAGGCGAAAGTCTGCGTACCTGGCTTGACGACACGGGCAACAACATTGCAGTTGAAGCCTTGCAGCGTGATCTTCATACGCTCAAGGGCGGCGCACGGATGGCGGAAATCCGACCTGTTGGGGATTTGGCGCACGAGCTGGAATTCCTCTACGAAGGCGTTTGCGAATTCCGCTACCAACCGAGCGAGCATCTCGCTGCGTTACTGCACGCCTGCCATGACAGCCTTGCCGATATGGTCGAAGGTGTCACCGCCGGGCGCCCGATAAGCGATGGCTTGGGGCTGATCGGTGCCATCCGCGCTTACCGTGCCCATCCCGACCTGCCTGTAGAATTGCCTGCTCGCGATTCGGCGGCGCAGTCGGAATTCAATGTACAGGCAAGCGGCGCGGCAACCACCGTACTACCCGCTGCATTTTCTCAGCCCATGCAGGGCATGCTCGCGATGTTCCTCGAGGAGGCGCGCGAGCTGCTCGAGCCTTGCGCTGCGTTACTGCAGCGCAAGGAAGATGACCCCACGGCTGCCCACGATCTCCTGCACAGAGTGCAGACACTGAAAGGCAGCGCACGTCTCGCCAACCAGCACGATCTGGCTGAACAGGCAAAATTGCTGGAAACCGCGCTGCATGAAAGCGAGCCGGACCACGTCGAGCTGTTGGAGCGTTCGTTGAGCGAGCTTCAATCGGCAATCGAAATGCTCGCTGCGGGGCAGGAGCTGTCGACAATTGACTGGTCGCTGACTGCGCACACACAGCCTGGCGCTGTAACGACTACCAGCCAGTCTGCGGACAAGCCCCGGATTATCGATTCAGGCAAGACACTGGCCGACGTCAAAGCGATCCTTCAGAAGGCCATGGAAGCAGGGGACGAGCGCCGAACAAGCACCCGCAATAGCGCACAGGAAACCGTCAAGGTTCCTGCTGGCCTGCTCGAGGACCTGGTAAACCTGGCGGGCGAGACCTCCATTTTCCGGGGCCGCATCGAGCAGCAGGTAACAGACTTGAGTCATACCCTGCAGGATGTTGAAAGCACCATTGAGCGGGTCAGGGATCAGTTACGCCGACTGGATATGGAAACCCAGGCACAGATTCTGTCGCGCCATCAGGAGGAAATTGAACAAGCCTACGAAGAGTTCGATCCGCTTGAAATGGACCGGTACTCCCAGCTCCAGCAGCTGTCCCGTTCATTGTTCGAGTCGGCGTCCGACTTGCTTGATCTGAAAGAAACGCTGGCCTCCAAGAGCCGCGATGCTGAAACCCTGCTGATCCAGCAGGCTCGGGTTAATACCGAATTGCAGGAAGGTCTGATGCGTACCCGGATGGTACCGTTCGACCGCCTGCTGCCCCGCATGCGCAGGGTGGTCAGACAGGTTGCCGGCGAGCTGGGCAAACAGGTCGAACTGGTCGTCGGTAATGCTGAAGGGGAAATGGATCGCAGCGTGCTGGAGCGCATGATCGGTCCGCTGGAGCACATGCTGCGTAATGCTGTTGACCATGGCATCGAAATGCCGGCGGGGCGCGAAGCTGCTGGCAAGCCGGAAGAAGGCCGCATAACGCTGGATCTGCGCCGCGAAGGCAGCGAGATCGTATTGCAGCTCGCCGATGACGGTAAGGGCATCAACCTTGATGCGGTACGCCGCAAGGCCATCGAGCGAGGCTTGCTGGATTCTGATGTTGAATTGTCGGACGACGAGATTCTGCAGCTTATCCTCGAAGCAGGTTTCTCTACCGCCGACAAGGTTACCCAGATATCGGGTCGCGGCGTCGGCATGGATGTGGTGAACGCGGAGGTCAAGCAGCTCGGCGGTAGCATGACGTTGTTGAATGAGCCGGGCCAAGGCACCGCCTTTACCATCCGCCTGCCCTTTACCGTATCGGTGAACCGCGCGCTGATGGTTTACTCGGGCGATGATCTGTTCGCCATTCCGTTGAATACCATCGAAGGTATCGTGCGTGTATCGGGCTACGAGCTGGAGGCTTACTATGCTCCGGACGCGCCACCCTTTGAATACGCCGGTAAAACCTATGATCTGAGGTATCTAGGAGAGCTGCTGGTCACCGGCCAGCAGCCACGGCTAACCGGGCATTCACTGCCGCTGCCGGTCATCCTGGTGCGCGGGGCCGAACACAGCATGGCCGTTCAGGTGGACGCCCTGGCAGGCTCGCGAGAGATTGTTGTGAAGAGCCTCGGCAAACAGTTTGCGGTCGTTCCGGGTATCTCGGGTGCCACCATTCTTGGTGATGGCCGTGTCGTGGTCATTCTCGATCTGCTCGCTGTCATTCGTGCCCAGCAGGCGTTGCAATCACAACAACGTCTGGCCGCCGAGCGCGCTCTGGCCATCGGCGCGCCAGCCGAGGAACGCTCAACACTGGTCATGGTGGTGGATGACTCGATTACTGTTCGCAAGGTCACTACTCGACTGCTTGAGCGCCACGGTATGGAAGTGGTCACGGCCAAGGACGGGGTGGAAGCCATTGCCATGCTGCAGGATATCCAGCCGGATATCATGCTGCTGGATATCGAGATGCCCCGCATGGATGGTTTCGAAGTAGCCACGCTGGTGCGTCATGATGAGCGGCTCCAGGACCTGCCGATCATCATGATTACCTCGCGAACCGGCGAGAAACACCGTGAGCGGGCACGAACTATTGGTGTTAACGATTACCTCGGCAAGCCCTATCAGGAGACCGAGCTGCTCGACACCATAGGCAAGCTGGTTACCATCCGTGAATGA